GCCTGTCGCGCGCGCGTAGCCGTCCGCCGCGTGTCCCGCGCCCTGCTCATGGCGCACGAGAATATGTCTGATCCGTTTTTCAGCATACAGCGCGTCGTAAATTTCCAGTGCGCGTCCGCCCGGATAACCAAAAATTACCTCCACGCCTTCTTTGACCAGAGCTTCGATAAGTATCTGCGAGCCTTTCATAATGAAAAAACATTCTACCACACGCGCGATTTTCTCGAAAGAATAAAAATCGGCGGTCAAATCTTGTTAATTTCTGGCTACCGGCTCCAAAAATTTTATATTATTTTGGGCCAACATTTCAGCGTAGTTCTCACGATTTAGTAGATACTCTGCAAACGGATGGTAATTGTCCCGAAAGGTTCTTGAAATTTTTGCCTTGCGTTTTTCATTCCATTTAATTTCTGCCGCATATATCTCACCGGAACGCACCGCCACATAGTCGATTTCTTGCTGCTGGGATGTGCGCCAAAAATAGCCCTTGTGCGCATTGTGTTTCTTAAACTCCGCCACTATATAATTTTCAAACAAGCGGCCAATATCCAGACGTAAATTAGCCGGTTTAAAATCGTCAATAACAGCATTACGAATACCCACATCATAAAAAAAGAATTTGTTCGATGCTTTCAGTTCATTGCGCAGATTGCCGCTATAACTCGGTAAACGAAAAATGATGAAAGACTGCTCTAACAGCGCGATATATTTATCGACAGTTTTGCTATCCAGCCCCACCAATCCGGCAATTTCATTGATGCTCACCTGTGAGCCGATCTGGAACGCTAGAGCCTGTAAAATTTTCGACAACTTATCGGTCTTGATAATTTCACTTAAATTAAGCACATCTTTATATAGATTGTCTTTAGATAAGGCCTCGACCCGTTCCCGCGCGTCAGACGGATTCATTACAACATCCGGGTATGAACCGTAAAGCAAGCGGTTTTCGAGATTGGTTTTCTCGGAGATCAGCCCGTTTTGCAGAGAAAGTTCCCTGAACGACAGCGGCGGCAGCCAGAACTCCCACTTTCTGCCGGTCAAAGGTTCGTTAATTTTATTGGCAAGGTCAAAAGAAGAACTGCCTGTGGCAACAAGTTGTATTTTGCCGCCAAAATTGTCTTGAATGATCTTTAGTTTTACGCCAATATTTTTAATGCGTTGTGCCTCGTCGATGATGAGTGTTGTGTTGCGGCCAAGAATAGGACGAAAAGTGTCGGCGCTAAAATTCTCAAAACTTGCCCGCGTGGTCTCTTCGTCGCCATTGAGCCACAGCGCACTTTCTTTGCCGCCAAAAATAGTTTTTACCAGCGTGGTTTTACCTACCTGCCGCGCGCCGTAAATAATAATTGATTTGCCCTTGCCGATTTTGGCGCGGATTTTATTTTCTAAATCTCGTTTTATCATTCCTTAAATTATAACACCTTTTTGCCTTGGAATCCAAAAATCTTATACTTTTCAGGGATTTCAGTCCAAAAATCTTATATTTTACGAGGACACGCAAAAGAAGTACCTGTTGCCTCGGCAGCGGGTATAGAAAAGAAAAAAGTGGGTAGTTATTTCCTACTAAATCAAAAAGGAGAAGCCATGAATAAGTCTTTGGAAATTTTGAATTTTTTGGAAAATTCCAGCGAGGAAGAAAAAGTCTATCAGGTCAAAAATCGTTTCCAATTAAGCTCGGAGCGCAACGCGCGGGCGATCCTGCATATTCTGGAAAATAGCGAGAGCACAGCCAGATACGAGGCCAAGATTGCCAAACTGGTCAAGAAGCTGGAGGAAAAATACGCCAAAGCAGCCAAACGCCTGCAAAAACGCAGCGAGAGTTTTTTCAGCGCTGGCTACGCCGACCGCTCCAAACTCGAGGAGATCAGCGGCGATATTCGGGAATTGCAGATCCTGCTGCAATAACTAGCTCTGCTTTACTGGCAAAACAACGGCGCAAGAGAAAAAGAGAGAATAATTTTACAGTCCCAGTTTTTCCAGACGGGGCAATATTGTCTTTACAGTGATAGTATCAAATGATACTATCATTATATATGCGTCCGCCTTACGAAATAACGCCCCAAATTCTTAAATCAACTGCGGAAATAACCGAGTTGCTTGGCAGCTTGAGCGGCGCGTTGATCGCCAAACCGGACATCAAACTGCGCCGTCGCAACCGGATAAAAACCATTAAATCTTCGCTGGCCATCGAAGGCAATACTTTTACAGAGGAACAAATTACCGCTCTGCTGGATGGCAAAAGAGTGCTGGGGTCTCCGCGGGAAATAACTGAAGTGCAAAACGCCCTGAAACTCTATGCTGACCTGCCCAGGTATCGGCCGGATAAAATAAAAGATTTTCTGTCTGCACACGGCGTGCTGATGCGCGGGCTGGTAAAGAGTGCAGGACGCTGGCGCAGTGTCAATGTT
The Candidatus Margulisiibacteriota bacterium DNA segment above includes these coding regions:
- a CDS encoding acetolactate synthase large subunit, with translation MKGSQILIEALVKEGVEVIFGYPGGRALEIYDALYAEKRIRHILVRHEQGAGHAADGYARATGRVGVCLTTSGPGATNLVTAIATAYMDSAPLVAITGQVGTTQIGKDAFQEADMTG
- a CDS encoding ATP-binding protein translates to MIKRDLENKIRAKIGKGKSIIIYGARQVGKTTLVKTIFGGKESALWLNGDEETTRASFENFSADTFRPILGRNTTLIIDEAQRIKNIGVKLKIIQDNFGGKIQLVATGSSSFDLANKINEPLTGRKWEFWLPPLSFRELSLQNGLISEKTNLENRLLYGSYPDVVMNPSDARERVEALSKDNLYKDVLNLSEIIKTDKLSKILQALAFQIGSQVSINEIAGLVGLDSKTVDKYIALLEQSFIIFRLPSYSGNLRNELKASNKFFFYDVGIRNAVIDDFKPANLRLDIGRLFENYIVAEFKKHNAHKGYFWRTSQQQEIDYVAVRSGEIYAAEIKWNEKRKAKISRTFRDNYHPFAEYLLNRENYAEMLAQNNIKFLEPVARN